A segment of the Candidatus Polarisedimenticolia bacterium genome:
CGTCCGCATCGACGCCGCCGCGCACGCCGAAGTCGACGTCGGCCGCCTTGACGGCCGGGGCGCAAATGAGGGCCAGCAGAAGGATGCCCAGAATGGAAAGAGCGTGAAAAAGGAATCGGGATTTCATGGTCTGTGTCGGCATGTTCGATCTCCTTTCGAGACGATGATTAGCCTCTCGTATGGATTTCGTTCACGACCAGCCTGACGCCCGAGACGTTTTCGGCCACTTCCTCGGCCAGCTGACGCTCCGACTCGGTGCGCACGCTGCCGTTCAGCGTGACGGTGCCGTGGTCGGTGTCGACGTCGATATCCGCCGCCTTCACTCCGGGCTGGAAGGCAAGCTCCATCTTCACCGACATCGTGACCAGCGCGTCCGAGGCCGCGTCATGGATTCCGCGGGCCGAGGTCAGATTCGCTCCGGAGCTCGCCTGGGAGCATCCCCCCAGCAGCGCTCCGGTGAAGAGGAGACCCGTGACAAGACAACTCCAACGACGACCTGACATGGATGCTCCCTCCTTTCCTGGATTCGGGACCGGGCTGGCCGTTACTTCAAGTCCGGTGCCATATCCGGCTGCGGGTGCGTAAGCTTCGCTCCACGGGGGGATTAAGGTAGCGTTCGGGATCGACCCTAGAATGTGAAGAGCCGCGGGATTGTCCCCTGTCCAGGTCAATGATGCGGCGTCGGTCTACGTAATTCACCGCAGGCGCGAGAAGGATAAGGCAGCGATCAATGCGGCTCCTTGTCGTCGAGGATGAGGCGAAAACGGCGGCCTATTTGCGCAAGGGGCTCGCGGAAAGTGGCTATGTGGTGGAGGTCGCCGATCGTGGCGAGGCCGGGCTGCAGATGGCGCTGCGGGGCGAGTATGACCTGATCATCCTGGACATTGGCCTGCCGGAGCGCGACGGCTGGTCGATTCTGGAGGATCTGAGAAAGGCGGGCCGCCAGACGCCGGTGCTGTTCCTGACGGCGAGGGATCAGGTGCGCGATCGTGTGCGCGGCCTGGAGCTGGGGGCCGATGATTACCTGGTGAAGCCTTTCGCCGTGTCGGAGCTGCTGGCCCGGGTACGGTCGGTGCTCCGCCGGGGGCCGCGCCGACAGCCGGAGGTGCTGCGCATCGCCGATCTCGAGATTGACCTGGTGCGCCAGACGGCCAGCCGGGCCGGACAGCTGCTCCATCTCACTCCGAAAGAGTTCGCGCTGCTGGCTCTGCTGGCGCGGCGCGCCGGGGAGGTGCTCACCCGGACGATCATCACCGAGCAGGTCTGGGACATGAATTTCGACAGCGACACGAACGTGGTCGACGTTGCCGTGCGCCGCATCCGCTCTAAAGTCGACGATCCTCACCCGAGAAAGCTGATCCACACGATCCGGGGCGTGGGCTACGTCCTTGACGACCGGGAGAGCTGACGTGCCGCCGGCCCTCGAGCGGAAGCCAGAGACAGGCTCCGCGTCGCTGACGCTGCGTTTGACCCTTCTGTACGCTTTCTCCGCCTCCCTCATCCTCCTGGTCTGCACGGTCCTGATGTACGTCGCCTTCACCCGCAATCTGCGCCGCCGTGACAT
Coding sequences within it:
- a CDS encoding BON domain-containing protein, yielding MSGRRWSCLVTGLLFTGALLGGCSQASSGANLTSARGIHDAASDALVTMSVKMELAFQPGVKAADIDVDTDHGTVTLNGSVRTESERQLAEEVAENVSGVRLVVNEIHTRG
- a CDS encoding heavy metal response regulator transcription factor, with the protein product MRLLVVEDEAKTAAYLRKGLAESGYVVEVADRGEAGLQMALRGEYDLIILDIGLPERDGWSILEDLRKAGRQTPVLFLTARDQVRDRVRGLELGADDYLVKPFAVSELLARVRSVLRRGPRRQPEVLRIADLEIDLVRQTASRAGQLLHLTPKEFALLALLARRAGEVLTRTIITEQVWDMNFDSDTNVVDVAVRRIRSKVDDPHPRKLIHTIRGVGYVLDDRES